The following coding sequences lie in one Pseudomonas sp. SL4(2022) genomic window:
- a CDS encoding DUF2523 domain-containing protein, giving the protein MPAFLWVAQFLWLIAGPLVMTVLRAIGFGFITYFGFNALINAARDYMITNMGNSGIVIQQILGLAKIDIAINIMLSAVFTRFIIAGINKAQDRKRNQVWRKPGGTSIEA; this is encoded by the coding sequence ATGCCTGCATTTCTATGGGTTGCCCAGTTCCTTTGGCTGATCGCCGGCCCGCTGGTGATGACCGTCCTTCGGGCCATCGGCTTTGGCTTCATTACCTACTTCGGCTTCAACGCGCTGATCAACGCCGCCCGCGATTACATGATCACCAACATGGGCAATTCAGGGATCGTGATTCAGCAGATTCTCGGGCTGGCCAAGATCGACATAGCCATAAACATCATGCTTTCCGCCGTGTTCACCCGCTTCATCATCGCGGGCATCAACAAGGCCCAGGATCGCAAACGCAATCAGGTCTGGCGCAAGCCGGGCGGCACGTCCATCGAAGCGTAA
- a CDS encoding virulence factor TspB C-terminal domain-related protein has translation MRTPLFLLLALLPLFAVANEKPFKIRGHDGFYKSVEAACAGFNYSSIAQPINLMNPSYAGSYNALQNTTSFACKYNFSYHPYGRPDQPIQQGGPSSGAVIVDTMPACAAGTDSTYTWPLGRRDSSAEFNIAPGTAISPPAFACIDGCKARHDSVSSCFNESETDGSITYCDYNAKLTGETCTTSENQPPEVPQPTNPGDGGTDPGDGGTDPGDGGTDPGNGGTNPGNGGTNPGDGGTNPGNGGTNPGNGGTNPGNGGTNPGNGGTNPGGGNSNGNSASGVECNKPLACSGDAIQCAIFETQKRARCDALTAGNFPAQEGDITGFINGKGDSAKLDEGDGEIDVSGLFSGPTDPRFLPAACPPAKTFTLTSQGGRTFEFTYEPLCQFATDLGYLIVIAASLFYAIYVGRASGGE, from the coding sequence ATGCGTACACCTCTGTTTTTGCTGCTGGCTCTGCTGCCGCTCTTTGCCGTAGCCAATGAAAAGCCCTTCAAGATTCGTGGCCACGACGGTTTTTATAAATCGGTTGAAGCGGCCTGTGCGGGGTTCAACTACTCAAGCATTGCCCAGCCGATCAACCTGATGAACCCCAGCTACGCGGGCAGCTACAACGCACTGCAAAACACCACATCGTTTGCCTGCAAATACAACTTTAGCTATCACCCTTACGGCAGACCCGACCAACCTATTCAACAAGGAGGCCCGTCCTCCGGTGCCGTTATCGTCGATACCATGCCTGCCTGTGCTGCGGGTACTGATTCGACCTACACCTGGCCCCTCGGTCGGCGTGACTCTTCTGCAGAATTCAACATTGCGCCGGGCACTGCCATTTCCCCGCCGGCCTTTGCCTGCATTGATGGCTGTAAAGCCCGTCATGATTCTGTGTCGTCCTGCTTCAACGAAAGCGAAACAGACGGCTCCATTACCTACTGCGACTACAACGCCAAGCTAACCGGCGAAACCTGCACCACCTCCGAAAACCAGCCGCCCGAGGTTCCCCAGCCGACCAATCCCGGCGACGGGGGCACCGATCCGGGTGATGGTGGAACCGACCCAGGCGACGGCGGCACCGATCCCGGTAACGGTGGCACGAACCCCGGCAACGGCGGCACCAATCCCGGCGACGGTGGCACGAACCCCGGTAACGGTGGCACCAACCCCGGCAACGGTGGCACGAATCCCGGTAACGGTGGCACCAATCCGGGCAATGGCGGCACCAACCCTGGTGGCGGCAACAGTAACGGCAATAGCGCCTCCGGCGTTGAATGCAACAAGCCCTTGGCCTGCTCCGGCGATGCCATTCAATGCGCCATTTTTGAAACCCAAAAGCGCGCCCGTTGCGATGCCCTGACCGCTGGCAACTTCCCCGCACAAGAAGGCGACATCACCGGTTTTATCAACGGCAAAGGCGACAGCGCCAAGCTCGACGAAGGCGACGGTGAAATTGATGTATCCGGCCTGTTCAGCGGCCCGACCGACCCGCGCTTTTTGCCTGCGGCTTGCCCACCGGCTAAGACCTTCACCCTCACCAGCCAGGGTGGCCGCACCTTCGAATTTACCTATGAGCCGCTGTGTCAGTTCGCCACCGATCTTGGCTACCTGATCGTCATAGCCGCTTCGCTTTTCTACGCCATTTACGTTGGCCGCGCCTCAGGAGGTGAGTGA
- a CDS encoding major capsid protein: protein MKNKLQNLKRSLGAAAALGVLATQQAYAAVPAGATDALNTAGTDVGTIGWAVFGVLVAAAAFKYMRRAL from the coding sequence ATGAAAAACAAACTGCAAAACCTGAAACGCTCCCTTGGCGCTGCTGCTGCCCTGGGTGTCCTGGCCACTCAACAAGCCTATGCCGCGGTGCCTGCCGGTGCCACTGACGCACTCAACACCGCAGGCACCGACGTCGGCACCATCGGTTGGGCGGTGTTCGGCGTACTGGTCGCCGCTGCGGCCTTCAAGTACATGCGCCGCGCCCTGTAA
- the pflM gene encoding lysogeny maintenance protein PflM — translation MTPLSYSNHQHAQNCDCSVCWSKAEMAKPDPCPSTPCDQCRPASARPVQTLKMRLVAGAWTPLLSQWAITPAFTCAKHTPSDRPPKYWSVVQNIGKPVPFVPLHEPFELMG, via the coding sequence ATGACGCCATTGAGCTACAGCAACCATCAGCACGCCCAGAACTGCGACTGCTCTGTCTGCTGGTCAAAGGCCGAAATGGCCAAGCCCGATCCCTGCCCGTCCACACCCTGCGACCAATGCCGCCCCGCGTCTGCCCGACCCGTGCAAACACTGAAAATGCGCCTCGTCGCTGGTGCCTGGACGCCTTTGCTTTCCCAGTGGGCAATCACACCGGCCTTTACCTGCGCCAAACACACGCCAAGCGACCGACCGCCCAAGTATTGGAGCGTTGTGCAAAACATCGGCAAGCCCGTCCCTTTCGTGCCGTTGCACGAACCTTTCGAGCTGATGGGGTGA
- a CDS encoding DNA-binding protein: protein MNGEGINLTLKDLLAPPPVMPWREFANWIRMNNDHDIVWGWIRNGYIPSHKVGKHVMVNVALLTQHLMEKEFMA, encoded by the coding sequence ATGAATGGGGAAGGAATCAACCTCACGCTTAAAGACCTTTTGGCACCACCTCCGGTGATGCCTTGGCGCGAGTTTGCGAACTGGATTCGCATGAATAACGACCACGACATTGTTTGGGGTTGGATACGCAACGGCTACATCCCCTCTCACAAGGTCGGCAAGCACGTCATGGTCAATGTCGCGCTGCTCACCCAACACCTCATGGAAAAGGAATTCATGGCATGA
- a CDS encoding DNA-binding protein: MRERIVAILEHKKLTAKRLEELSGIDREKWYALRKGGRRVNEDDIKVIVDIAPEYALWLVSGKIAPESGQTSPEYDEANRNLTNQNAG; the protein is encoded by the coding sequence ATGAGAGAGCGGATAGTCGCAATACTTGAGCATAAAAAGCTCACCGCAAAGAGACTGGAAGAGCTCAGCGGAATCGACCGTGAGAAGTGGTATGCGCTCAGGAAAGGCGGGCGGCGGGTGAACGAAGATGACATTAAAGTCATCGTCGACATTGCCCCTGAGTACGCGCTTTGGCTGGTTAGCGGGAAAATTGCCCCAGAGAGCGGCCAAACCAGCCCCGAGTACGACGAAGCCAACCGAAACTTGACCAATCAAAACGCGGGATAG
- a CDS encoding RHS repeat-associated core domain-containing protein: MDENSFYQGMPLYLGTGGLDQRQCGVATSPMTTWFTKLAIRITESCTQGKLSPLECYGKPATCDFAETLDPDAVLCHANSQKGMPTESCPVVGNPINFATGNKFQIETDFDGPGALDFSRTYNSQDGLWRHGYSARLKVGATRLVVVMADGREAFFQVNGSQATALVGERGNLQKIGDHWFYSSPDNAYWAFDNSGRLVEQGRNGSERLLLNYHDDQVTVSDAFGNSLHFAEDDQRQPISLMVGAGVSITYSYNETGRLSSLSSNVNGENFQRFFHYEDSHGSQLLTGITDERGVRFATWSYDIEGRPVSSEHAGSVEKVQIAYSNDGKTTVTNALGRKTTYSFLSSQGVRRVSAVDGIVSANCAASNSTFTYDGKGLLRTQKDNNGNITTLVYDSRDLEISRTDASGTSVSRTTSTEWHPELYLPTKITRPGLEIRNHYDGEGRLLSRTHQDTTLTGENATRTWAYTYDNNGLLLSADGPRTDVADITTYNYNAQGYLSQVTNALGHSTQMADFDFHGNPHQVTDSNGVLSLLSYSAQGLLASVNVGGSVTSFEHDEIGQITKVTQGDGSWISFSWNDARQLKVVSNSLGDIVEYDYDLMGNRTSHRMIDSDGTLSQQQQWVYDELGRLLKNVGAANQVRSYGYDRNDNLIETKNPRGYYTTSTYDALDQLVSSNSTGKTTQFTYTATGKTATVKDPRGVTTSYFYDGLGNLARLTSPDSGTTAYEHDSAGNVTKRIDARGIVTIYNYDALNRLISRQYPANPALNIQYHYDMVAEGNHGIGRLTAVQDASGVIGYHYNSQGQLVEQIRSLSISGIDHYDSLGYGYDMAGQLTRINYPIGLSLNYVRNSAGQVNSVSLDVGGNNTVLASGIDYLPFGPIKSLTWGNGLVLERTYDQDYQLKVSALGTQSTHYLYDANGNIIGRTGYLVDTGWMDYQYGDLDQLQRERSTTKQQSYNYDSVLNRTSSQRYSFANGNINKPSIQDSTSYTYATTSNRLTKVNFQAVSADAAGNLTRDRANRELVYDAQNRLATVKIAGSTIAEFRYNALGQRTHKISAQGTTTFLYGPDGQLLGEQLFNSQGSKLSAQYYFWLDSMPLGGVSITFDSQGAIASSTPFYLHSDHLNTPRMATNQSQQNVWQWQSDAFGVGQASGTLAMNLRFPGQYFDQESGLHYNYFRDYDPETGRYVESDPIGLAGGLNTFGYAYQNPIANFDPDGRMVWFGIPAWVWFTGGAGVAGVAAVNSGGYAANSGMYSDGNDSIDPTYCPPTTSSTTSSPDPCELFPELCPKEPAVEYKDPRNLNPTQSKNEISGSQVDRMAKDMRANGYDVNKYGPIDAQRVPGSNRYDIIDGHHRAAAANKAGIQNVPVRIWE, encoded by the coding sequence GTGGACGAAAATTCATTCTATCAAGGCATGCCACTCTATTTAGGTACAGGGGGGTTAGATCAGCGGCAATGTGGTGTGGCAACATCGCCTATGACGACATGGTTCACAAAGTTGGCTATCAGAATTACTGAAAGCTGCACTCAAGGGAAATTGTCGCCTTTAGAGTGTTACGGAAAACCTGCAACTTGTGATTTTGCAGAAACATTAGATCCTGATGCAGTGTTGTGCCACGCCAACAGCCAAAAAGGCATGCCTACAGAAAGCTGTCCTGTCGTTGGCAATCCCATCAACTTTGCTACTGGTAATAAATTCCAAATCGAGACGGACTTCGATGGCCCTGGCGCGCTAGATTTTTCGCGCACCTATAACAGCCAGGATGGTCTATGGCGGCATGGTTATTCAGCACGGCTAAAGGTCGGTGCGACGCGGTTGGTAGTAGTAATGGCTGATGGCCGTGAAGCCTTCTTTCAAGTCAATGGCAGCCAAGCTACAGCGCTCGTTGGGGAGAGAGGCAACCTACAGAAAATAGGCGATCACTGGTTTTACAGCTCGCCGGACAATGCTTACTGGGCTTTCGACAATTCTGGTCGGCTGGTAGAGCAGGGGCGCAATGGTAGTGAAAGGCTTCTACTGAATTACCACGATGATCAAGTCACAGTTAGCGATGCATTCGGTAACAGTCTTCACTTCGCTGAGGACGACCAGCGCCAACCGATAAGTCTTATGGTTGGCGCAGGAGTGTCTATTACATATAGCTACAACGAAACGGGTAGGTTGAGCAGTCTGAGTAGTAACGTGAATGGAGAAAATTTCCAACGTTTCTTCCATTACGAAGATAGCCATGGTTCTCAATTGCTTACCGGTATCACCGATGAGCGTGGTGTGCGCTTTGCTACATGGAGTTACGATATTGAGGGCCGTCCGGTAAGTAGCGAACACGCCGGTAGTGTAGAGAAAGTACAGATTGCCTATAGCAATGATGGTAAAACTACTGTTACTAACGCTCTAGGAAGAAAGACAACATACAGTTTCTTGTCAAGTCAGGGTGTAAGGCGAGTTAGTGCAGTTGACGGCATAGTTTCGGCGAACTGTGCTGCAAGCAACTCCACGTTTACTTACGATGGTAAAGGGCTTTTACGTACTCAAAAAGATAATAACGGCAATATAACTACTCTGGTCTATGATAGCCGCGACTTAGAAATAAGTCGCACAGACGCTTCAGGCACGTCTGTTTCTCGTACGACCTCTACAGAGTGGCATCCTGAACTCTATCTCCCCACCAAAATAACTCGTCCCGGTCTGGAGATTCGTAACCATTACGATGGCGAAGGTCGATTGCTGAGCCGTACTCATCAAGACACAACGCTTACTGGAGAGAATGCTACCCGCACCTGGGCATACACCTACGATAACAACGGGCTTCTTCTCAGCGCGGATGGCCCGCGTACAGACGTTGCCGATATCACCACTTATAACTACAACGCCCAGGGATATTTAAGTCAGGTAACAAATGCCTTAGGCCATTCAACTCAAATGGCTGACTTCGACTTTCACGGCAACCCACATCAGGTTACCGATTCTAATGGAGTGTTGAGCCTGTTGAGTTATAGTGCCCAAGGATTGCTCGCTTCAGTGAATGTGGGTGGCAGTGTTACCAGCTTCGAGCACGATGAGATAGGGCAAATAACAAAAGTAACCCAGGGTGACGGTAGTTGGATCAGCTTTAGTTGGAACGATGCGCGCCAACTAAAGGTCGTAAGTAATAGTCTGGGCGATATTGTTGAGTACGATTACGACCTTATGGGCAATCGCACCAGTCATCGTATGATAGATAGCGACGGCACTCTCAGCCAACAACAGCAATGGGTATATGACGAATTGGGGCGCTTGTTAAAGAACGTTGGCGCTGCTAATCAAGTAAGGTCGTACGGTTATGACCGAAACGACAATCTTATCGAAACCAAAAATCCTCGTGGTTACTATACCACCAGTACCTATGACGCACTTGATCAGTTAGTAAGCAGTAATTCAACCGGCAAAACAACTCAGTTTACTTACACCGCAACGGGTAAAACGGCTACGGTAAAAGATCCCCGTGGAGTCACGACTAGTTACTTTTACGACGGGCTCGGAAACCTTGCACGGCTCACTAGCCCGGACAGTGGAACAACGGCCTATGAGCATGATTCTGCTGGTAATGTTACGAAGAGAATTGATGCTCGCGGGATTGTCACTATATACAATTACGATGCATTGAACCGTTTAATATCTCGTCAGTACCCAGCTAATCCTGCACTTAATATTCAGTACCACTACGACATGGTTGCCGAGGGTAACCACGGCATAGGTCGTCTTACGGCGGTGCAGGACGCCAGTGGCGTAATCGGCTATCACTACAACTCACAAGGTCAGTTGGTCGAGCAAATCCGTTCGCTAAGCATTAGCGGTATCGATCATTACGATAGCTTAGGTTACGGCTACGATATGGCTGGGCAGTTGACTCGTATCAACTATCCGATAGGGCTTAGCCTGAATTACGTCCGCAATAGTGCAGGCCAAGTTAATTCGGTTAGTTTGGATGTGGGCGGCAATAATACAGTGCTGGCTAGCGGTATCGATTACTTACCATTTGGTCCCATTAAGTCTTTGACTTGGGGTAACGGTCTGGTTTTAGAGCGCACCTACGATCAAGATTACCAACTCAAGGTTAGTGCTCTAGGCACTCAAAGTACGCACTATTTATATGATGCTAACGGTAATATTATTGGCCGTACAGGCTACCTAGTCGATACAGGCTGGATGGATTACCAGTATGGGGATTTGGATCAGCTACAACGTGAGCGCTCAACGACGAAACAGCAGAGCTATAACTATGATTCAGTTCTAAATCGTACAAGCAGTCAACGTTACTCGTTTGCTAACGGAAATATTAACAAGCCGTCTATCCAAGACAGCACAAGTTATACCTATGCGACTACCAGTAACCGTTTAACGAAGGTCAATTTTCAAGCGGTAAGTGCTGATGCTGCAGGTAACCTGACCCGGGATCGTGCCAATCGTGAGCTGGTGTACGACGCACAGAATCGCCTAGCCACAGTCAAAATTGCCGGCAGCACTATAGCTGAGTTTCGCTACAACGCCCTCGGCCAGCGTACCCACAAAATCAGCGCACAAGGCACTACCACATTCCTCTATGGGCCAGATGGTCAATTGCTAGGAGAACAATTATTCAATAGCCAAGGCAGCAAGCTAAGCGCTCAGTACTATTTCTGGCTCGACAGCATGCCGCTGGGTGGTGTCAGCATCACCTTTGATTCCCAAGGCGCTATCGCGAGTAGTACGCCGTTCTATCTGCACAGTGATCACCTGAATACTCCGCGTATGGCCACTAACCAAAGCCAGCAGAATGTTTGGCAATGGCAGTCGGATGCGTTTGGTGTGGGCCAAGCAAGTGGCACTTTGGCAATGAATCTGCGTTTCCCTGGACAGTACTTCGATCAGGAAAGCGGGCTGCACTACAACTACTTCCGCGATTACGACCCCGAGACCGGGCGATACGTCGAAAGCGACCCGATTGGGTTAGCGGGTGGGCTGAATACGTTTGGATATGCCTATCAAAACCCAATAGCAAATTTCGATCCGGATGGCCGCATGGTCTGGTTCGGAATACCTGCTTGGGTATGGTTCACCGGAGGCGCTGGAGTAGCGGGTGTTGCTGCAGTTAACTCTGGAGGGTATGCAGCAAATAGCGGCATGTACTCTGATGGAAATGACTCGATAGACCCAACGTACTGTCCGCCTACAACATCAAGTACGACGAGCTCACCTGATCCGTGCGAACTGTTCCCAGAGCTTTGCCCTAAAGAACCAGCAGTTGAGTATAAAGATCCAAGGAACCTAAATCCCACGCAAAGTAAAAATGAGATCAGTGGCTCGCAGGTCGATCGAATGGCAAAAGACATGCGTGCAAATGGATATGATGTAAACAAGTATGGTCCGATTGATGCTCAGCGTGTTCCTGGAAGTAATAGGTATGACATTATCGATGGCCACCATAGGGCAGCAGCTGCAAATAAGGCTGGAATTCAAAATGTACCGGTTAGAATCTGGGAGTAA
- a CDS encoding Imm26 family immunity protein: protein MTLVTRFSEVDAVKAKKIKRKVGDVLHIDLGGGTFSVAVVLKEPLIAFYNCFFTEAQKVDFTLDCPALFKLWVMNGAIESGRWRVVGNTVLNASMEEPQQFFKQDPISKKYSLTVDGEDGQIVSKEACEGLERAAVWSAEHVEDRLRDFHAGVPNKWVESLKLV from the coding sequence ATGACGCTGGTAACGCGTTTTAGTGAGGTTGATGCGGTGAAGGCAAAAAAAATTAAGCGTAAGGTGGGTGATGTTTTACATATTGACCTTGGTGGTGGGACTTTTTCAGTTGCTGTTGTTTTGAAAGAGCCGCTAATTGCTTTTTATAATTGCTTTTTTACTGAAGCTCAGAAGGTTGATTTTACGCTTGATTGCCCTGCTTTATTTAAGTTGTGGGTTATGAATGGCGCTATAGAGTCAGGACGATGGCGAGTAGTGGGAAACACTGTGTTGAACGCCTCTATGGAAGAGCCGCAACAGTTCTTTAAGCAAGATCCCATCAGTAAAAAATACTCGCTTACAGTCGATGGCGAAGATGGTCAAATAGTTTCAAAAGAGGCATGTGAGGGTTTAGAGCGTGCGGCCGTTTGGAGTGCTGAGCATGTTGAGGATCGGCTTAGAGACTTTCACGCGGGCGTGCCAAATAAATGGGTTGAATCATTAAAATTGGTTTAA
- a CDS encoding LysR substrate-binding domain-containing protein yields MIEKIDIRHMRVLLHLVREKNVSRVAERLEISQQAVSNYLKRMREVFPNELFLRQSAGLQPTDYAYELAAKFEKIVEEVDGIFNSFPFDPATSEYVFRVIANEYAQLSIIPSLSLLIRERAPGVKLEVIDFNPNQHAKTLAQGEADLVIGFSDYVDPGLVRNTLRRDHYCCVARQGSPLPRQIKALADVSFHPHVDFASGVGNLGSRVDDFLSAKEVRRTVIATLPCYTSLQAFMHVNDTVAFIPSAIAAAGGFQVIDIDMSSLNFNVVAGWHRRASGSASRDWLVRVIADLDTPTGKLRPAT; encoded by the coding sequence ATGATTGAAAAAATCGATATCAGGCACATGCGGGTTTTACTGCATCTCGTGCGCGAGAAAAACGTTTCTCGCGTTGCCGAGCGGCTTGAGATATCACAACAGGCGGTTAGCAACTACCTCAAGCGCATGCGTGAAGTGTTTCCCAATGAGCTGTTCCTGCGCCAGAGCGCAGGCCTACAGCCAACCGACTATGCGTACGAGCTCGCGGCTAAATTCGAGAAAATAGTTGAAGAGGTCGACGGCATCTTCAATTCATTCCCATTCGATCCCGCAACAAGTGAGTACGTATTCAGAGTCATCGCAAATGAATATGCACAACTGTCTATCATCCCATCGCTTTCGTTGCTCATACGCGAACGCGCACCCGGGGTAAAACTTGAAGTCATTGACTTCAACCCCAATCAGCATGCCAAGACGCTGGCGCAAGGAGAGGCTGACCTGGTGATTGGTTTTTCTGACTACGTCGATCCGGGACTGGTACGCAATACACTGAGACGCGACCACTACTGCTGCGTCGCTCGGCAAGGTTCGCCGCTACCCCGGCAGATAAAGGCGCTTGCCGATGTGTCCTTCCATCCTCATGTGGATTTCGCCAGTGGCGTAGGCAATCTGGGAAGTCGAGTAGATGATTTCCTTAGTGCCAAGGAGGTCCGCCGCACCGTGATTGCCACTTTGCCCTGCTATACATCGCTGCAAGCGTTTATGCACGTGAATGACACGGTGGCGTTCATACCCTCGGCCATTGCTGCTGCCGGTGGTTTCCAAGTAATTGACATAGACATGTCTTCCTTAAATTTCAATGTCGTTGCGGGATGGCATAGAAGAGCTTCGGGCAGTGCATCCCGAGATTGGCTTGTACGGGTTATTGCCGATTTAGATACGCCTACAGGAAAATTGCGCCCTGCGACTTAA
- a CDS encoding short chain dehydrogenase, producing the protein MKTVILIGAQGHMGQAAMTGLKNHNVITASRSGTGCDHTVDITCKASIKALFEKVGPFDAVVNTVGYCEYASFSEMTDEQWGTTIQSKMVGQINLVNVGLNYINDGGSFTLISGILNIKPIPMAIADATTSGAIDTFVQCVAHELPRGIRINVVNPTVLEEAWNVYGEMMPGFQPVPGVLVGKAFERSVDGFITGQVLFVDA; encoded by the coding sequence ATGAAAACCGTAATCTTGATTGGTGCCCAAGGGCACATGGGCCAAGCCGCCATGACCGGCCTCAAGAACCACAACGTCATCACCGCTAGCCGCTCCGGCACAGGCTGCGACCACACGGTCGATATCACCTGTAAGGCGTCGATCAAGGCTCTGTTCGAAAAGGTGGGGCCGTTCGATGCCGTCGTTAATACAGTTGGCTACTGCGAATACGCTAGTTTCAGCGAAATGACCGATGAACAGTGGGGCACGACTATCCAAAGCAAGATGGTCGGCCAGATCAATCTGGTAAATGTGGGCCTGAACTACATCAACGATGGCGGCTCTTTCACGCTGATTTCGGGCATTCTCAATATCAAACCCATTCCGATGGCAATCGCGGACGCCACCACCAGCGGTGCCATCGACACCTTTGTACAGTGCGTAGCCCACGAGCTGCCACGTGGCATTAGGATCAACGTAGTAAACCCGACCGTTCTGGAAGAAGCCTGGAATGTATATGGTGAAATGATGCCTGGTTTCCAGCCTGTTCCCGGCGTGCTGGTAGGCAAAGCCTTCGAGCGGTCCGTTGATGGGTTCATCACCGGCCAGGTTCTATTCGTAGATGCCTGA
- a CDS encoding outer membrane beta-barrel protein: MNRTLSKLALATSLTFAAAAANAGDNFVGLTWGQTDNNIQKSSALNSNLNNPKLDKVINDTGTWGVRAGQVSDTNRYYMTYENVSDTDSGNKLRQQNLLGSYDVFLPIGDYNTKLFGGATAGLVKLEQESKGFKRDSDIGFALGLQAGILQDINQNASIEAGYRYLRTNASTEMAPHGAGKAGSLDLHSSGQLYLGANYKF; this comes from the coding sequence ATGAACCGCACTCTTAGCAAACTGGCCCTGGCGACTTCCCTGACCTTCGCTGCGGCTGCGGCCAATGCCGGCGACAACTTTGTTGGCCTGACCTGGGGGCAGACCGATAACAACATCCAGAAATCCAGTGCACTCAACAGCAACCTGAACAACCCCAAGCTCGATAAGGTGATCAACGATACCGGCACCTGGGGCGTGCGTGCCGGTCAGGTCAGCGATACAAACCGTTACTACATGACCTACGAGAATGTCTCGGACACCGATAGCGGCAACAAGCTGCGTCAGCAGAATCTGTTGGGTAGTTACGATGTGTTCCTGCCGATTGGCGACTACAACACCAAGCTGTTCGGCGGTGCAACCGCTGGCCTGGTCAAGCTGGAGCAGGAGAGCAAGGGCTTCAAGCGTGACAGCGATATCGGCTTTGCCCTCGGCCTGCAGGCTGGCATTCTTCAGGACATCAACCAGAATGCCTCGATTGAAGCTGGCTACCGCTACCTGCGCACCAATGCCAGCACGGAAATGGCACCACACGGTGCAGGCAAAGCTGGCTCGCTGGACCTGCACAGCAGCGGCCAGCTCTACCTGGGTGCCAACTACAAGTTCTAA
- a CDS encoding response regulator: MKLLVVEDEALLRHHLYSRLGEQGHVVDAVANAEEALYRAAEYNHDLAVIDLGLPGMSGLDLIRQLRSQDKSFPILILTARGNWQDKVEGLAAGADDYVVKPFQFEELEARLNALLRRASGFTQASIVAGPLQLDLNRKQALLDGGALQLTAYEYRILEYLMRHQQQVVAKERLIEQLYPDDEERDPNVIEVLVGRLRRKLEGQLDFKPIQTVRGQGYLFTERCR; the protein is encoded by the coding sequence ATGAAACTGTTGGTCGTGGAAGATGAAGCGTTGCTGCGTCACCACCTCTATAGCCGGCTGGGTGAGCAGGGCCATGTGGTCGATGCCGTGGCCAATGCTGAAGAAGCGTTGTACCGCGCTGCCGAATACAACCATGATCTGGCGGTGATCGATCTCGGCCTGCCGGGCATGAGCGGGCTGGATTTGATTCGCCAGTTGCGCAGTCAGGACAAAAGTTTTCCCATTCTGATACTCACCGCCCGTGGCAACTGGCAGGACAAGGTCGAAGGCCTGGCCGCTGGGGCCGATGATTACGTGGTCAAACCCTTTCAGTTCGAAGAGTTGGAAGCGCGCCTGAACGCCTTGCTACGCCGCGCTTCGGGCTTTACCCAGGCCAGCATTGTCGCCGGCCCTCTGCAGCTCGACCTCAACCGCAAGCAGGCGCTGCTTGATGGCGGAGCCCTGCAACTGACGGCCTACGAGTACCGCATCCTTGAATACCTGATGCGTCACCAGCAGCAGGTGGTGGCCAAGGAGCGGCTGATCGAGCAGCTCTACCCGGATGACGAGGAGCGCGACCCTAACGTCATCGAAGTGCTGGTCGGCCGCTTGCGCCGCAAGCTTGAAGGTCAGCTGGATTTCAAACCCATCCAAACCGTACGCGGCCAAGGCTACCTGTTCACCGAGCGCTGCCGATGA